A window of the Kineosporia corallincola genome harbors these coding sequences:
- the sucB gene encoding 2-oxoglutarate dehydrogenase, E2 component, dihydrolipoamide succinyltransferase codes for MSDSVQMPALGESVTEGTVTRWLKQVGDRVEVDEPLLEVSTDKVDTEIPSPFAGVLEQILVSEDETVDIGAQLAIIGDGSGAGSAPAQEAPAEQAAPAQQAAPAPQAAPAQPAPQQPAQEAPAAASSGGDADGTTVSMPALGESVTEGTVTRWLKQQGESVEVDEPLLEVSTDKVDTEIPSPVAGVVQKILVNEDETVEVGAALAIVGSGAPAAPAAAPAPAPAPAPAAPAPAPAPAPAPAPAPAAAPAPAAAPAPAAAPAPAAAPAPAPAAAPAPAAAPANGSSDNGPGYVTPLVRRMAAEQGVDLSAITGTGVGGRIRKQDVIDAAKAKQPAPAAPAAAPAAPSGLAAPAAPKPIKVSELRGTTEKMSRLRKVLAKRMVESLQTSAQLTSVVEVDVTRIAKLRDRAKGAFLAREGVKLSFMPFFALAAVEALKQHPKLNASIDGDNVVYHGQENLAIAVDAERGLTAPVIPNAGDLNIAGLARKIVEVAERTRTNKLSPDDLAGGTFTLTNTGSRGALFDTPILFPPQTGILGTGVVVKRPVVVKDADGAESIGIRSIVYLALSYDHRLVDGADAARFLGTIKARLEEGAFEGDLGL; via the coding sequence ATGTCGGACTCCGTGCAGATGCCCGCACTGGGTGAGAGCGTCACCGAGGGGACTGTCACCCGGTGGCTCAAGCAGGTCGGTGACCGCGTCGAGGTCGACGAGCCGTTGCTGGAGGTCTCGACCGACAAGGTCGACACCGAGATTCCCTCGCCGTTCGCGGGCGTGCTCGAGCAGATCCTGGTCTCGGAGGACGAGACCGTGGACATCGGCGCGCAGCTCGCGATCATCGGCGACGGCTCCGGTGCCGGTTCCGCGCCGGCCCAGGAGGCTCCCGCCGAGCAGGCGGCTCCGGCGCAGCAGGCCGCTCCCGCCCCGCAGGCAGCACCGGCCCAGCCCGCCCCGCAGCAGCCCGCCCAGGAGGCACCCGCGGCCGCATCGTCCGGTGGGGACGCGGACGGCACCACCGTCTCGATGCCCGCGCTCGGCGAGAGCGTCACCGAGGGCACCGTCACCCGCTGGCTGAAGCAGCAGGGTGAGTCGGTCGAGGTGGACGAGCCGCTGCTGGAGGTCTCGACCGACAAGGTCGACACCGAGATCCCGTCGCCGGTCGCCGGGGTCGTGCAGAAGATCCTGGTGAACGAGGACGAGACGGTCGAGGTGGGCGCCGCGCTGGCGATCGTCGGCTCGGGCGCACCGGCTGCTCCGGCTGCCGCTCCGGCACCCGCCCCGGCTCCGGCACCTGCCGCACCCGCCCCTGCACCCGCTCCGGCGCCCGCCCCCGCACCGGCTCCGGCCGCTGCTCCGGCACCCGCAGCCGCCCCGGCACCCGCAGCCGCTCCGGCACCCGCAGCGGCTCCGGCTCCGGCACCCGCAGCGGCTCCGGCTCCGGCTGCCGCTCCGGCCAACGGCTCGTCCGACAACGGCCCCGGCTACGTCACTCCGCTGGTGCGCCGCATGGCCGCCGAGCAGGGTGTCGACCTGTCCGCCATCACCGGCACCGGTGTCGGTGGGCGTATCCGCAAGCAGGACGTCATCGACGCCGCGAAGGCCAAGCAGCCCGCTCCCGCCGCCCCGGCGGCGGCTCCGGCCGCTCCTTCCGGCCTGGCCGCTCCCGCTGCCCCGAAGCCGATCAAGGTTTCCGAGCTGCGTGGCACGACCGAGAAGATGTCGCGCCTGCGCAAGGTGCTGGCCAAGCGGATGGTCGAGTCGCTCCAGACCTCCGCGCAGCTGACCTCGGTGGTCGAGGTGGACGTCACCCGGATCGCCAAGCTGCGTGACCGGGCCAAGGGCGCGTTCCTGGCGCGGGAGGGCGTGAAGCTCTCGTTCATGCCGTTCTTCGCCCTGGCCGCGGTCGAGGCACTGAAGCAGCACCCGAAGCTGAACGCCAGCATCGACGGCGACAACGTGGTGTACCACGGCCAGGAGAACCTGGCGATCGCCGTGGACGCCGAGCGTGGTCTGACCGCCCCGGTGATCCCGAACGCCGGTGACCTCAACATCGCCGGGCTGGCCCGCAAGATCGTCGAGGTGGCCGAGCGCACGCGCACCAACAAGCTCAGCCCGGACGACCTGGCCGGCGGCACGTTCACGCTCACCAACACCGGAAGCCGTGGCGCGCTGTTCGACACGCCGATCCTGTTCCCGCCGCAGACCGGCATCCTCGGCACCGGTGTCGTGGTGAAGCGGCCCGTCGTGGTGAAGGACGCGGACGGGGCCGAGAGCATCGGCATCCGCTCGATCGTCTACCTGGCGCTGTCGTACGACCACCGCCTGGTGGACGGCGCCGACGCCGCCCGGTTCCTCGGCACCATCAAGGCACGGCTCGAAGAGGGCGCGTTCGAGGGCGATCTCGGTCTCTGA